The window tatcagttgggcccacatattCCTGGTACTACGGTACCGCCCTTTTAATATTAGAAATCAGAAATGATCCGTATTCTTGCAGATATGTCATGCGTGTCAGACATCCGAGCTGTTAGAAAGGTTGGCTTCTTCATGCGGACCgcatggtccaaaaatggggcTGTTCCACTGAACATGTAAGTCATACCGTCCAAACCAATGGACGGCCGACAATCTGAAAACATATAGGCTTGTACTGCCTGGTGAGTGGATCGGTCTGATTTTCATTCCAGAGGATATCTTATGATGGGCCCGGACCTTTAACGGCTGGGATGTTCTATGCACGTGATGTGTTGGAGTAAAATAACAGATGGAGATGAGCTTCTGGAGCAACGGCGACACCTGATCATTTTACACGTCCGGTTTAGCAGTGGTTCactcgaaatcggattgcgtactgagctactcagtacgctcttatcgtacagagtaaactcagttgggcccaccttgaatgtacgtggtctatccacgccgtccatccgttttttcacctaatttaaggggttgggatcaaaattaaagcatatctaaatatcaattggatcataccaaaggaaatagtggagataatgatttccaccattgaaaccttgctaggtcctacagtgatgtttatttgtcatccaacctcttaataagatcataaagacatggatgaaagtaaaacacaaatataagcttgatccaaaacttatgtcccccaaaatttttcaacagtagacgttcaattcaactgtggtccatttgaatattttatatgcttcattttttatcttaagtcctaaaattatctgagctagatcctaaggttttgtgggCTTACATACCCGCGTGTGGGCCCGCGTGTGGGCTTACAGGTTTACAGTGGATAATTGGAGATTTGAATGGAGTGGTTGAGTGGTTTTCTAGAATACATCTGAACACCTTAACCATTGGATTGGtccttttcattgatccaaactgttcaaatgaTGGCCCCACCGCTCATGAAAATTCCCAAAAAATACTCTCAGATTAAAATATCTCATCCCTTCCTTTATTCCAAGGTTAGGTTAATAGTCATTATCAATGGAAAAGGTCAAAAGATCAGAGAGTTGTAATATCCAATATAAGGGTTGTAATCTTTTGGATATCTCCCATCAAAGGTGAAACCCATCGTATACACGGCATGCatggatcattgaaatatgacccCAATTCCAAACGCTACAATCCAATGGATCTTGTAGCGCTACActgggatgtattctagcaaaacGCTTAAACCGGCCATTGTTTTTCTTTCCGCATGGGGGTGGCCTTGCCTTAATTTCGGGGATGGTCATTGTGGTAGACGTGGCCATCTTACGGACTGTCCAGGTGTTTCACACACTTTCAACGTTGGCACACATGCTGCGTGTAATTGTCCGTGCAGGGAGAGGATGCGTGTAAGGCTAGCAATCctgagatatcttctttttatTAGAGATTTCTTTCAGGACAGCAGTCTTACTTTTTACAATGCAAGTCATAAATTACAGTGGGATAGCTACACATGTGAAAGTGACACATGCTTGAAATTCGTGTCATGCATCGTGTGGACACCACGCGTACCTTCCATGCCCTGGAAATCAAGTGGCCAAATTTGCACATCAAATGCAGACAACTATTTCAATGTTTTTAGTTGTCCACTTTTTACATACAAGTGTAAGTAGACCCGGTGACCGGATGGTCTGAATTTTTATCTGCTCTGATAAAGAAATATAGCgaaaacaaaataaaagacatatatatatatatatatatatatatatatatatatatatatagagagagagagagagagagagagagagagagagagagagagagagagagagagagattaaaatataaatataaattgatCGAGATTCATGACACCTTATTGTCATTGAGATTTGCTCCCCAAAAAATGATTCGATACACTGTGTTTTAGCAACTCTGCCCCCAAAGTACAACTctcttcactacaagaaaagggggttttagccttggttcaaaactgtggctaaaaaggttaaaaagtgaggctaaagcctttagcctcagttttgcctcagttatccaaaccgaagTTGAAACCCCTGTgcctaaagcctttagcctcagttttagcaaccgaggctaaaatgacttttatatccttggttcttcaagtgaggctaaaaacctttttagcttcaatttctcgaaatgaggctaaatcaaaattttagcctccattgttttcaactaagactagatccaaattttagccttaaTTGcttccaaccgaagctaaatctatttttaacctcggttctcaacaaccgaggctaaaccCTTTAGCcatgggagttgtagtctcaatttaggtaactgaggcaaaactgagactaaagataaatttagcctttgttgggatcaactgaggctaaatttaatttttaacatcattttgTCCAAAGCAAAAGCCGACAAAGATTTAGTTCACCATATAAAGTGAAAGTATATCACTAAAGAGAAATCAAAACTATAAAACACTAAAAAACCACATACCACATTGGAATCAATGGCTTCAGAAGAAGGATCTACTTTCAGATTATGGACAATACTAGTTAAGGCAATGTCTGCCCGATATCCTTTGGAAACAACAAAGATGGAAGATCACCAAAGCTTTTACTGTTTGCTATCAATCAGTCAGCATCAGTCAAAGGAAGATGCTGAAACAAGACTCAAACAATACAACAGCAGTCTGACCACCAAACAACAGATTGTCTATATCATCAATAACTCCcataaaaggagaaaagaaaaaggccTCTCTCAACTCTGTTCTTTTCAGTTAATGATAGCAGCAGCTCTACTTGAAAATTCCATAACCTCTATCACTTAAACAGGACACCAggaggaaaaaagaaatgaaaatcagAATATGATGGAACTCCAGAGCTATGGTTTGCCATCATGCTTTATTGTCTCCAACTGCCTCCCTTTGGCAGCAATGGCAACAATCAGATCATCGAATTTCTCAGTCTTCCCCAGCAATACCTCAATCTATAACAAGTAAGAACAAAAACATTACAACTGCAAACATCATTGTATGCAAATAGCTACctcccaaaaataaaaagtaaacagAAGTCTGGTTGTTGAGATCAAGTAACTAGTGTAGCCAAAGATAAGAATTATATATGCTTGTGTCTTTTTGAAAGAAACGGAGGGGGGTGGTTTGATAAAACCGCAGAAATAATCAACCATGCTGGTTAAAAAAGCATGGGTATTTGAATTTGATCacttcaaataagaaaagaagaagaagaaggtagtaAGGATGATTAATTTGACATGACAAATATTAAAAAACTAGCATTAACAGTGCCAACCTTCGCTTTTGGAATGAGACGGCCCTTGGATTCATCCTTCATGTCAACTGTAGACATCAAAATGCCTGCTCATGATGGAaatcagattattattatttgtaattcTCAAGTGTTGACAAGGGAACATGATAGGCAACAACCCAAGTTGGGCTTACTCTTCTCAATAGCCAGACCTTTTTTCTTCAGAATCTCTGCAACTGTGAGGGCCGCTGTGAGCGTTGAGGTAGAAAAAACAAGCAAGTTGAGCTAACATAATGGTGATAATAAATAACTTAAGAATGCTATTGAATCTCATAACCTTTATAAATGATTTGAACCCATTTATTTGGTTCTGTTAATCATGTTAATAAcctatgaggattttttttttttttttaaatcctacTTAGTTCTATTAATCATGTTAATAACCTATGAGGattgttttttttaataatctcctACTTGCACATAATCATTTCCACTTTTAAGATCTGTGTATAGTAACCCAATGCATGCTTAGAGGAAACCTATGCTTCAAAAGGAATCTAGTTGATTTTAAAAGGCTCCAATTAGCCCcttaaacaaaagattgtggtagTATTGCAAGAAAATTGGGATAAGGTGAGGTGAGCAAAGGAAAAATACTAACTCGATCCAGCTCCCTTTGGGCAATCTTGCTGTCATGTAAACCTCTCAGAACATTCTTACATGCATCAACACAACAGCTTAAGGGAAAGAATTAGAGAGAAACAGACTAGAGAATACAAGAATTTAAGTCAGCACATGGATGTACACTAGATTGTTACCTTGCCAGGAGTTGAAGTTACTGAGACCACATACCACCTGAGTTTCAACCTATCAAACTGGCTTAGCTCAAAGGATACATCATATGTTAATCCTAAAGAAACTCGGACTGTAGTGAAGAGCCTGTTTACAAGGGCATGAGAAACATGCAACATAATCAGTTATACCCACCAACATCTTGAGATGATACAAAACTGCTAGTTGTTGCTGGCAAACATAAAATCCCAAACTCTAGAATTGTACATATAGTTATCTTATGATAGTCAAGTAACATATACAGCAAAGCATAACAAGAATGGAGTTTTCCGCATGAGAGTGCCAGTAAATAATTCTGTACCGAGGCTTAACCATGCAAGCATGCAACTTACACAAGTGTTGCCATTGGCATGACAGGCATTGTTTGATTCAACATTGTTTGTGATGGACTGCGAGCCACACCATTCTGAGGACCACGGACGGAACTCCCATTCTTAGACACCTCAGCTGCAATTCATAGATTATGGTACCCTGCTCAATATTGAAAAATGTCCATGTAATGACAGGGAGGAACATTTTTGATAAATCTACCTTCCAAAGAATCCTTCCCACCGCTTGCCTTCTATTGTGTGTCCTGCACATGATGAGTGGAAATATGAATACAAAATGTCTGGGTAGTGTTTACATCCAAAACAGTGACAATGATACTTTATGCATATGCTCCAACTAAAATTGCATTTCTAAAAAGGCATTGGACTCACAAAGTCATATATGCACTCATCTTTCACTGAAGTTGAAAACTTCCATATATGTACTTCCTTCACTGGAACCTTCACTTGCACTGTCACCACTACAGATTTCAGGTTTCATTTCAATTATCAGTTGTAGTCAGTATGCAATTGAATGGGTGCCAAAACATCTTAAATAAATTATGATGATGGAAATAATCTCCTGGGCATCAATAATACCTTTGGGAGACAAATCCATTCCCAGATGCTCCAGATGTTTTACCCGGCTCACTGTTATCCTTGCCCATAAGCATATTCAAGCTGCCTAAACTTCCTTTTGATCTCTTCATGGGTCCCTTTTCCTTACCTTCAGATGACTTACCATCCATTTCCATGCCCTACGGAAAAATGTGTCATGATCCATTTATACAAACAACATTTCACATATCTATCATACCACACATATAGCAtgcctaaccaaaaaaaaaaaaaaacacaaataaataaataaaggttgGTTTAAGCATGTAACTAACAGAAGCCTCGGTGTTGCCATTTGGTGAAGGCATAGCATATGGACTGAATGGATGAGACCCCTGATTCAAAGTTTATAGAATCACACCAATAGTTAGTGGCATCCAAAACTACAGGACTGGGGCATGGAATTGTCTATGATCACAATGAGAAATTCCAGAAGCTATGATCACAGGTATTAACAAGAAAAATACCCACCACATGCATTTCGATATTTTTTTCCCCTCATGTTCTGTTTTCCTAGGCAACTCAATTGATCCCACCCTACTTTCCTGTGATAAGATGAGCATGACCTGGATTTCTCTTAATCCAGTTCACCACGAGAGGGCAGGGAACTTCCAAGTTGATTGGCCTTTTATTCATGAGAATTACTAATTCATATTGTATCCTCAGTTATCCAACATCTCAATACAAGGACTTGTTCCTGAAGGGTATGAAAAGGGAAAACGATGACCCTGTTACAAAAACACAACCATTTAAAATAAAACACAAATGTGGATATTTGATTAAGGGATAATGCACGGTACGAAAACAATAGTCTGTGAACTATTGCAAGTGTCCTAAATAAACAAATCAACATCAAAGCCACACAACCATGGGATTTAAATGATTATGGAGGATCTTTTGTTCACTTagtaaaataccttgaaaagaaTATACGGTGTTCCAGTTTCTATCTGTGATTTCAGAATTTCAAACCATAGGGTCTGTGCCTACAACAGACTATCCAACTATGCAGCCATATAGATCAACATAAATTAGGTAGACAAAAATGCAGAATAAGTATTTCAAAATGAATAAATATACTTCTTGTTGAAACACAAAATCAGGCATTCTAATGAAGCACTTTGAACTGATATATCCATGCTTGTGCCATACACATTACAGGTGTCATCCAAAGTCAAAAAAACAACCCAATCCAAAGTCAAATAaaatattcttataaaagaaataaTAGATCTGAATGCAATGTAGTTTCCATGAGTACAAATTAGCCATGCAACCCATATAAATATACAATTTTGTGTTGAGTGGAAGTAGAGAAAGAAGGGATTTTGTAGTTCTTACCATTTGGGCAATCCTCTTGTAGCACCAGTGCCCATGGACGACAAGTAGTCGCTCCAGAAACTGGAACTGAGCAATAGAGAAGTCACTAGGTGGTTGTTCTTGGCATCGCCTGTTTTTGAAACCATCATCAAGACAAGAACTTTAGTTGCAGTTTCGCAAAAAGCAAGAGCAGGGAATCGCctgtttttgaaaaataagaagttAAAAAGAATCAGGAATTGTGCTTTGTTTCCCATGTGTGTGGAATTGTACCGTGTGTGTGAGCATGCACACACTAGTAAATTGCATGTGCATCACACATGGGAATGCCTAAACATTTTTCCTACATAACTACAAAAGACAGAAAGGCAGTGATTTACATACAAGAATCCAACAGCAATTTGGTTCTCATAGTTCAaaccatcagacattcctagatctcCAAGTTCATTAGCAAACAAAGCATGAAGCAAAAAAGCATGGCCCGTGATCAAGTGACGTGAAATAAATATAGTTCTAAAACCAAAAAAACAATTACCAATTGGATATCTTGCAGTAGTTACATGTATATGTGCCAGACTCCcagctaattttattttatttttctaatataTGTCCGATACAAAAAGAAGGGGAAAATATGTACACTGTGTGACCCAACAAAATAGGCCTGTTATGTTTATTAAAAATCAGTAGCCATTCAATTAATCCATcacacaaaatcaaattattggCATGGACAGCAGACTTGCATTAGGTTTCACATAGATGGAGATTCCCATGAAAATTTTCTTGAGCATGCAGGCTTCCAAGTACTTAGAATTTCCCATTATTTGCATAACAAAGGGATTCTCATGtggcactgtgggccccatgtgttcCCCTAGATAATTTTCTAGGAAACTCCATCCAAACGAAGCCTTACCTGCAATTTGAACCGGCATCCTATCTTGGACAAAGTACCGAAAATGATAAGAGCAAACAACCAATGAGTAAGAAGTGATAAGATATGCCTGTAGACATGAATATAAAGATCAACTCTTAGAGCCAAAGTTCGATCCCAACTTACCAACTAaaattttttacaaaaaaaagaaagacaaaaaggACAACATCCATTGGAATTCAGTTAGATTTGCCAAAGCAAATATATTGGCATCAAGAAAACCCAATAACTTAAACATTCAAGAGTGAAATAAAATCATACAAATAGTAGAAATTCAAATGGATATTCCCAAATTACTCACAATCTACAGCTTGATCGTCTTCCCATCGAGCTCGACAGTCCTAATTTTCTAAAGATTAgacaaataatacaaaaataactCACATCACCAAAATGTGTCTGTATCGTGTATATTTATGCATGGCATGAGTTAGGTaggtgtgtatgtatgtatagatagatagatatagaAACAgacaaaaataatacaaaaataaaacatatcaCCAAAAAACAGAGTCAAAGCAGTAAGGAAATGGAAGATTTCAATTTGCAGAGCAGCACAACAACTAGAAATTTGGCATAGCTCTAGGAAGAAAACCAGGGAAAAAAATAGCTGGGAAGACAGATAAATCTAAGATCTACAAGGTTAATTAAAAATAGATCACTCCTGTCATGCTACAGCTAGTTATCCACAACCGCTCCCAAATGCAAAATTA of the Magnolia sinica isolate HGM2019 chromosome 7, MsV1, whole genome shotgun sequence genome contains:
- the LOC131251155 gene encoding probable phospholipid-transporting ATPase 4 isoform X4, whose amino-acid sequence is MSDGLNYENQIAVGFLRCQEQPPSDFSIAQFQFLERLLVVHGHWCYKRIAQMIEVLLGKTEKFDDLIVAIAAKGRQLETIKHDGKP
- the LOC131251155 gene encoding uncharacterized protein LOC131251155 isoform X3 — protein: MRTKLLLDSCDAKNNHLVTSLLLSSSFWSDYLSSMGTGATRGLPKWLFTTVRVSLGLTYDVSFELSQFDRLKLRWYVVSVTSTPGKVTI
- the LOC131251155 gene encoding uncharacterized protein LOC131251155 isoform X2; translated protein: MSDGLNYENQIAVGFLRFPALAFCETATKVLVLMMVSKTGDAKNNHLVTSLLLSSSFWSDYLSSMGTGATRGLPKWLFTTVRVSLGLTYDVSFELSQFDRLKLRWYVVSVTSTPGKVTI
- the LOC131251155 gene encoding uncharacterized protein LOC131251155 isoform X1, with amino-acid sequence MGNKAQFLILFNFLFFKNRRFPALAFCETATKVLVLMMVSKTGDAKNNHLVTSLLLSSSFWSDYLSSMGTGATRGLPKWLFTTVRVSLGLTYDVSFELSQFDRLKLRWYVVSVTSTPGKVTI